In Poecile atricapillus isolate bPoeAtr1 chromosome 1, bPoeAtr1.hap1, whole genome shotgun sequence, the sequence GACATGAgaggctgggctgctgctctgaCACAGGCAAATACCTGATTAGCAGCCTAAAATTATAGACCCCAGGATCCTGCTTCTTTCACTTTCATTCCTAATTCATATTCATTACAAAGACCCCCACAAGTAGGAGGGTGTGGTATAGAGGGCAAGGGTGTCTGGTCTGTGCTTGGGATGTGTTCCTTGAGCAAAATGTGTGTTCAGGGCTAAATCCCTTCATTTCTGACACAACAAGATTTACCCTCTGGCCCCttttgcagctctgctgcccttgcACTTCCCTGTGTGTGACCAAGGTCACAATCTAAAGCAAGGAGGTGTTGGGAAGAATTAAATAAAGCTCTGCACACACCTGGTTAGAAAACAACAGTTCAGGGGTCACATGGGCTGACAGTGGCTCCCAAGCTCAGTCCCATTGCTGAGTGCAGTTCCAGGATGCCACCAGTAACCCCAATAGCAGTGGGTGAACATAGACAAGGCCAGGGTTGAAGGTGCTCCAATTCCTGAATTTCAGATAAATCAAAGAAATGTTCCAACCCAAACAGACTGTGGCTTAAGAGCACACAAAAGAACCAACAGCTGAACAGGGGCACTCAGCTTTGTGGGACAGAACAAGAAGCTTTAACTCCTGTTTCTGCCAAAAGCAGAATGCAGACAGGCTAAAGTGAGGTCACTGTGACTCAGGGTCTCAGGGCTGTGAccaccctgggctgtgccaaggGGCTCTGTGAGTGTGGGGGTGTGGGACACGCTGCCTGtgacagcaggggacaggatctggcagggcagcagagcccagctccacaTTCCTGTGCTCCAGCAGGAACTGTGCCCGGCACTAATTGTGCTGCTCCATCTGGTGCCAATCAGGATCTCTGCTGGAACACTGGGCCCAGTTATCAGCAGCTCTCCTCAAGGCTGGGGACCAGATGGAGAGaacccagagaaaggaaaggaaaaagatcaCAGCTCTCTTCAGTTTTTTCTCAACTGGtttatttagtttaaaaaagacaaaggaTGAGGGCAGAAATTACAGCCATCTTTGAGTAAGGACTGCTAcaaaaaagataattaaattTTCTGAGACCATACGGAAGACAAGAAGTAAAAGATTTACAATGAGGCAAGGGAGGGTTAATTAGATTTAGGAAATAACTTCAACTTTTCAGCTGCTGCAAGAGTAGAAAAGAAGTGGAGTGAACTGCTTGAGGAGTTCATGACACTCCTCGCATTGGAAGTTTTAAATCAGAGTAAACATTTGCCAGGTCAGTTCCTTGTGAGAGGGAGCTGAAATAGGTGCTCTCTCTAAGTCCCTTCCACATCTCTTCCATGGCTCTGTATTTCCAGGTGCAGCATGGCACCAACCTGCTCTGGAAATCCACTACACCACTTGCATAGTTTTTAAGAACAATTTCTGGCCACTATCAAAAGGAACAGCCAGCAGCCAAGTATTTCTGTGGCAAATTTCATCTGAGACAAAAGGTCTTAAAGGTGAGGAGTAATAAATGTGCTTGGAATCAGACAAGGCTGGGTGCTCCAAACCAATACTGCTTCAGTTAGGGAGCAGTTCTGATTTAAATTGGTTCTGTAGGATTAGGAAATACAATTACTTACTCCCTGCTCAGCATTTGCCTGCAGTGTAACCACTGACCTGCtgagaaaatgcagttttgtgCAGTAAGACTGGTGGTAGTGAACAGGATAAATGAGCCACTGGAAACTGGACCTGTTTTTAAGGTGACATGTAACATTACAAACCGGCTGCCTGAGTCTGTTCCTGCCTGTAGTGaggataaaaaaccccaaattactACTGGCACAAACAGCTGGATTTTCACCACCCCTCCATCATCAAACTCTCACTGCATTTGTGGAAGACTGGTTAGGGAGGTGGACAGAGGCTGCAAGTAACAACATATAgatatacataatatatatcatatatatggATACTGGAAGAAGGAGATGAAATCATACCATTTGTTCTTAAAATTTTCTCTGTCCCCTAATTATATACATTTACTTCTTTCATCAGTAAAATCACCCTGGCTATCAATGTGTCAGAGTGCACACTGGTTTATATAAATTCTTTTTACCAAAACAGGTACTTCAGTAAAAATTGTCCCTTACAATTTACTTTAGTTAAAGCAAGGCTGATAACTTACACATAAAGAAGATCAGTGAAAGCCATATAACAAATGCTAGAACTGAACTCAGTCCAATATAATAAGgccagaataaaaaaaaattatataaatagtTCTATGTACACTTCGGTTGTCAACTCAGAGGCTGACAATATTACAAGGAGCTGTAACCTGACTGGCAGTGCAAGTCACCTGTCCAAGGAAAggacaaaaaagtaaaaataaatcagaatgcACCAAAAATAGCTAATGATCAGAATTATGTTGATGATAATGATCAGAATTATGTTGCTCTTCTCTAAACTGGAGAATTTCAGCATGTGGCTCATCAGCCACACAGGCAACGGTGTTTCGTGTTCTGGCAGCCAGAAACCAGCCCCCAACTTCCTTCCTGCTGAAGGTTCTGGCCAGCACCATCTCTGTGCCGGGAACGTGCGCTGGCCTGGCACCGCCACCCTGAGAGCAACACCAGATCTGTAGcgcaggagggagcagggacatttGATTCCCAACGTGCAGAGGGAAAATACAAACCAGTAACAGCCATAATTGAAAAAAGGGCAGCCTAGAAgagaggcagctgcaggagctgcgaGGAGTACACGGGGTAGCCCAGGGGAGGGTCGGCCGCCTGCACGGTCAGGTTGCGCAGCAGGGCGGGGTGTGCCTGGATGCTGTAGCGCTCCTCGTCATCGTTGGTGGCATagagcagctcccaggacaGGTTGGCCCACTGACCCCGCACAGCTTCAGCATTGAGCTTTCCCACCTGGACTAACAGCTCCTGCAGAGTGAGGACTCGGCCCGTGTAAATTCCCTACAACAACAAACAGATGGAGTTGTCCAGTACATTCTCTGAGAATAGACAACAGCATTTCGGTTCCAAAGCACTGAGTGAGGCTTTGGGCTACACTCTATGAAAACTTGAAACACAGCAAAGTATAAACCAGTCCCCTCAGTTCAATGCTTCCACTGGAATATAAGCAGGAAATATTGCTGCATCTGAAGAAGAGTGCAGTGGAGTTTCAATAGTAGTGGTGACAGTTCCTCTTCAATAAAAAAGCTTGCAGAGCCTTCATGTTTAAGAATACAATTACAAGGGGTAaaaaagaacagtgaaaaagaaaaccaaactttGACCTAGTAATTTTTCTCCTTACCATGCTTGGGTCATGCCCCAGTGAGAACAGGTATGGCTTTTCCTGCAGAACTGCTTGCTGCCACTCCAGGTCTGACACCAGCCCAATGTACCAATCGCTTTCATACTCCTCCAGGTAACTCACCAGCTCTTCGAAGTTCTCTACTGGGCCCAGGCTGGCTTTGTCCAGCATAAGTTTAAAAGTGTACCTGAAAGATGCAGAACATCACACAGtcagctgtgcagcacagacaggaggGAGAAAGGCTCTTCAGGCCACAGAGGGAGGAGAGGCTCACCAACTCTGTCAGCCACTGCTTGTCAGCTGAGTCACTGCCAGTCAGTCTGGCTATGCTTTTAGCTCTCCCACATGTAAACCACATCAGCTTAAACATCTCTCATTCACCTCCAACACTTCCCCACTGCCTGATAAGGGATAGTGCCAAATATCTAAATCCAGCACAGCTGTTGAGATCTGGGGACAATGCAAATAGGTTGTTTTTCCCCACTTAACACAGCAGATTGGAGGCATCTGCtgtggagaagaagaaaactccCTACCACAGGCTTCACTGCCTGGACTCACAGGCAGTATCTTTGTAGGAAAAACCtacaaataaatttaaactaTATCAGTTTACCAAACATTACTGAAGTGACACTTCACTACATAATTTTTCTAATCtcaggaattattttcttttacctgAATGCTTTTAATGCCAGCTGGAAGAGCTCTGGTTTGCCTGTTAGCCAGTCCAAGCCAGCAGACCAGGGAATGCCACCAGTGTACGCCCTGAACACGTGGCGAGGGGCAGGCACGGTGTTATCCAGGCCAAACAGACCAAAGCAACACGACAGCACCCCGTGGATGTACAGGTCTTTCAAAGCTTTATCTTTCATAAGGTCTGTGAGTAAACTGGAAGGCTTCTCTTTCAGATGAAAAAAGTCCAGTTGGCTCAAAACAAAGTGGTACCATTCCTCTGGAAACCTCTGCCTCATTTCACTGACTTTGGAAGAAGGCACTGGTGCTGTTCTCCAGTCTTCAGGGatgctcagcagctctgagtAAGAGCAACTAAATTCTACACGAGGTAAAACTTCTGGCTGTTTCCCTCTGTCCACAGCAGGCAGCCCAAACACCACAGCCCTGTTTAGTTTATCTTCTGGTGACATTTCTTGTAGGAAATCTTGGCTCTGTGTTTCTACAGACCCTGGAATAGACAGGTGCACTTTTGGTGTCAGTCCCAACTGCCCAAGgtcttttctgtctcttgttCTGCTACTGGGTTCAAAATCAAAAATGTCACTATCATCAGTCCAGTCCTCTGCTGTATCAACACTAAAGCTGTCTTCTTCCCTCAGAGCTCTGGGTCCTTTCACTGCACTGCTATGCTGATTGTCTGGAAATGATCCTTGCTTGTTCttgctggcactgcctgggctTTCCCATGTCTTTGATTTTTTATAACAATACTGGACAAGCATCCACACAAGCACTTTAACAAAATCATCTTTCAGGTGCTTTAGATTCTCATGGGAATCAATTATTCCAGATAACACATTCCTGGCATCAGAATACAGCCGCACAGGAACAACAGTACAGGGAGTCAGGATGTGTCCAAAATGGGGATTGGGAGACAGAATCCTTGTGTGCTCCTGATGTTCAAAGGCCATTTCAAAAATTTCATCCACTCTATGAGCTTCAGCAGCATGGCAGGATGTTTCCTGCAGCTCTAGCCCCTAAAGCACACATGAAAACAGCTTCCTGTTAGTCTTCACCAGGATGTAACTTTAAATGCTAGCAAGCTGTTTACTTGTAACAGAACTATTCTGAACAAGATGATTGTCAGTACTTCCACAGGTGAATCTACAAATCTATCTAGAGATAACACCAATAACAAAGCACTCACTCCAATATTAGGCACTGATCAATATCGTAAATAAATCTTTCTCTGATGCAGATCTTATTAGCTAGCTTACCAAAGATAGTGTGCCACAAGCTAAATGGTAAAAAAATTCACATCTGTTACTCATGTAAATGAGTAGACTAATTAGTATAACACTCATcttagaaaattaaatgtaaatcaGTTATACTGCTGAAATGTTACACAGCAAAATGTTTGCATGATTTCCAAACATCAGCATCTCAATGCTCAGCATGCAATTACCTTAATGTTAACACCACAGTATGTGAAGCCTTTCTCCAACACCAATATCCACATCAGCCTGTCCTGAAAGCGGCACAAGTAATGTGACCCAGGCAGAGAGAGACCTAggcacaaaaaacaaaaaagaaatacaaaaactacatattaccttttttttacATGCCAATGAAAGGATTCAAcagcaaacacaaaatatttctgcatcaACATCACAATCAGTTAACACTGGCTAAGTAGCACCTTGGAATCTTGAAGAAACTGGCTGAAACTGCAGCTTTGAAAAAGCTGTGGAAAGTTGGGAAAACTCACACAACTGCAGGACTACATTATTCACACCAGACCAGGTGTGAACAACTCCACCTTCAATTCCCTTTGCAGAGAGGACTTCCATGATTAAAGATGATTTCTGGCTGCATTTCCAACCACACAGATCCCACTGATACTCTCTGGAGACCTAAAATCCTTCTTACTGAGAATACATTCAAGAATCATGACATAGCACAGGAGTTTCCCAACGGCCCAATTTGCTGTGGGGTAGGAAGTTTATTTGgtatcagagaaataaaaatataactgaaCTGTAATTTGAAAATCAGATCCTGAGCAACAGCAAATAAGTActcaaaaaaaccaccaaaaaaccaacccactttttctctttttcacctATGCCATAAAAAGAGCAATGGCAAATTTCCAAAGAACTGGTGGTTATACTGTATTTGAAATATAATCTAATGTAAATCCTCCTAACACAATGGTTCTATTCTTAAGCATGACATTTGCTGGCAGTTTATGACCTGCTTCTGCTGTCATTCATGTCTGGTGACCACTCACTTGCAgagaatttcagttttaaaatgttgtaaGATGAAATCAGTGAAACCAACCATTAAGCTGTAGTTAAAATTTAAGTAACCTTTTCTATCCCACTGAGCTAATGAAGTGCATTTTCTTGCTAACATTTTACAAagattttaattcctttcttgcTAGCTGTTAAAGCTACTAAAACTCCTTTACACAGAAAAAACTATGGGTTTAAATTAGTGACACACAAACTGGTACCGCTTCCTTCTGAATTCATCTGAGAACACCACAGTTTTTCTTGCTTCAAGACGTTCGTTCACAGATTTTCCCATTAAAGAAGAGACTTTTTGCCCCTCAAGACtagtgttttaaattatttattctgaGGCATACATGCCACTGCAATCatgatgggaatggggaaaaaaaccctattgaaatatgtatatatataaaatagataGATATAAGAGATAAATAACATATATATGACAGATATCTGTTCTAATAATAAACTTATCTATtgtatgtataaaatatatgtgGACTAATGCAGTAGACAAACTGAAGTATTCATCTTTAGAGAAAAAAGACTTCCTAGTTTTATTTAGTACCTCTCTAACTAGTGATGAAAGTGCAGCACATGTTTCCTAGTAAAGCACCTGgatatatttttcagaaaagcatGATTAAGGTTAACTTCCACTGCCTTCAAATATTAGGCCACTTTTTCCAGCCATAAGCCATTTTCTAAGAGGCTTATGTAAATATTTGCCTCTTGTCTAAGGGCTACAATCTTTTGATTATTTGGGTTACACGAAGGCTGTTTCTCAAGAAAATAACCTTGCAATTTTAAAACAGTTACTCTGtctccagctgggaaaaagaCTGGGAATTTCTTCACCTCTGtctctgtaattctgtgataaCCCCATCATGATGCCTTTCACAGGCTGTCAACCCACAAGTGCTGCTACAATCCTACCCCAAACTGCCTGTACAAGATATGACATTAAATCTTATCAATGGGCTTGTTCTCAGCTGTTTACTGCTCCTTAGGCTACGTCATGTATTTCACAAATATCCAGTCAATATTCACCATAACCAATTAACACAGACTAATTAGCAAAGTCACCTTCTGGATACTGAGTAATGGGATTGATGCAGAGACAGACAGACCTACAGAGAGCAGACTGACACATGTCCTTCTTTATGTCTGAAAGAACCCAATTTACTGCCTCCACTTAGGCGGGATCAATGCATTCCATTCTTTTTGTTCAGTAAAGAAAGATTAGGATTGATATTGTTTCATCACCATTTAGTATCACCTTAAAGGTAACAAAACAGTTACTTTTTTACAGGATTGTAACAAGTAGACAGCCTGGAATCATTAGCTGGAAAAGATCTACTAGATCATCAAACCCAGTCTTTCACAACATCACCATGTCCATGAAACCATATCACAAACTTCTTGTTCCTTGAATGTtcccagggatgatgactccaccacttccctggggagcccatTCCAAGGCTTAACCCTCTGttccatgaaaaaatatttcccaatatccaacctgaacctaCCCTGGTGCAACTTGTGGCTGTTCCCCTTTGTCCTATCATTGGTTGTACAAGAAGGACAAAAGCAACGCCTTTTTCCCAGATTTAACCCACACTGTGAAACGTGGTTTTCAAGCACAGATTCTCCTGTTCTCCAGCAAAACCACGTTTCCTGAAGTATTTGGCTGCAATATTTTAGAGCGCCGTCCATACATACCCAGGCCGCCGGCCGCCAGCGCGGACTGCAGCGCTGCGGCCAGGCTGGGCACCAGCTGCCGGTAGTACACGGTGTCGGAGCACACGCAGGCGCTGCCGCCCACGGGGCCCGGCCAGCTCCGCAGCGGCCGGGGGAAGCCCACCAGGAACACGGGCAGGGTGAAGAGCGGCAGCAGGGGCGAGGAAAGCAGCGCTGAGACGGCCACCAGGGCCAGCAGGACGGGGAAGAAGGCGACGTTGAGCGCGATCAGGGCGGCGCTGGATCTGCGGCGCTGCTTCTTCTCCGTCCACGACGTCAGGAGGATGGCGATGGCGAAGTGCAGCTTGGAGAGGAACTGGAACAGCCGATCCCGCAGGAGACCGACCTGGCACACAGGCAGGAAGCACGAGGTTTGTAGCCTGTAGCACAGCACAGCTACAGTAATTTGAAGACAGTAACTATTGGTGGTAGAATATATTTTAGCATTTTAGCTTCcatctgcccagccctgggctctgtAATTCTCCAGTAGGAGAGGGCAAGGAAACAGACTTCAGGTGACAACTATCTGCTTAATTTTACATTATGACCATTACCAGCAAGAGTTTGATTCCTGTGTCAAGGCTCCTGTTCCACCAGAGGTCTGGATTAAATAACAACATTTGCGCTGCTGACACAACCACCATGTCTAGTAAGGCATTTTCTGTATTCTGCCAGACCTAAAATAGAGATGTGTtagaatacattaaaaaatataactatttatttctgctttcatgACCTGGAATATTTCTTCCAGGTCACCTAAGTTCTCAAATCACGCAGAAGAGCATTTCTAAGGCTaacatatttaatttcaaattaccATCCTAAATATCCTTGTGAATCCAATGGAAACAGACACAGAATGCAGGTTTTGTAGCGAATGGTCAAGCGACAGGAATGCTATCATAGCAAACGGAGACACTGCAATTGAAATAAAAGAATCATTGATTTCCTTCTAAAAACATAACAAAAGTCAACAGAGGTAAGCAGCCTTACTGCAAGATGGAAATCCTAGCATAAAAAGAGAAACCTTCCCTTAATCATCACAAACTCCTTTCTATTACACTCCCACAATATTGAACAATTTATTTGCACTAATGGCCCAGGACAACAAACATTTACATAAATGCTTAGTTCTTACTTGCTATTAGTTCTTTTGTCCTTTATTTGTTTCTCCAAGAGAATACtcaaataagtaaaaataaacatgGAATAACAGTCATCAATCTACTTTCCCAAACAAATGCTTCTTTAGGAAatgtaataatttaaataaatattttaaataattgaataatttaaataatttatattattatttcctCAAAATAGATGCATTTGTCTCTAACCTACCAGAAAGGAGGCTCTTCCCTTTACTAGCAAGCTCTAAGAACCAAATATTTAGTCAGCTTGAAGACTTTTGACTCATTTTGTTTCCAAGCACATCTTTTCAAAAGTGGGTACTGCAGTTGTAACTGAAATCCTTTAAAAGGCCCTGCTTTTTCAGCTGGGCTTTTAAAAGCCTCAATTTTTTAGGATCACtcctataaaaaaaaattaaataaaatcacttTCAAATTTAATCACTTTCAAATATGCTGGACCAGTAACTTTGACCTCAAGGCACAATTTAATAAGACATCAAGTACTTCCAGCCACTTGGTTTCCCTTGGTTCATTCACAGAATCTTGCACATACAGCAATTCTAGAGTTTCAATCTCCCTACAAGCATCATCTAACAAACAACAGACAGTGGTGTATTCCTACCTAGTGTTAGTAAAATCCTCCTGACAACACCAACTTTCATTAGCCTTCTTTGCTTCTCCATGAACACAGCCACAGTCCTGACATCCTTTGGGTAAAAGGGGTTTCGGAAGACTCCAAACAAGTACACTCTCTGAATCTCTCTAAGAATCCACATAATTGCAAGTAATAGGATCAGAATGTAACTTGCTATGGCCTGGGGACTGGCTTGGGAAAGCGATGAGGAGCCTGCAAATTGATGCAGCAGGCTCACTTCTGTGAGAGCAAATGTCAACACAGTCacatagaaaataaattccCGCCACCCCAATTGTATTCTAAGACCTCTGTGTGTATTTTTGGATTTGTTGGAGGCTAAATGGCTGATCATGGTGTGTTTGAAGGCAAACCCAATCTCGCTTAGGTTAAGACTCAGTATGAACCCAAATCCAGTCATGAAGAGGATCACACCGAGGGGGCTGGGAATGAAATACGATGCTATTGCTGTTCCAGCAGAAATGAGAAACATTACTAACAACCtgtgaaggagaaaataaagaagatttgcttgaaaagaaaaaggttatAAACAATACTGATATATTTTACAATTGTATAAA encodes:
- the PCNX4 gene encoding pecanex-like protein 4 isoform X2; translation: MGPDVPLLNDYKQEFFLKRFPQTVLGGPRFKLGYCAPPYIYVNQIILFLTPWLWGGVGTLLYQLGVMKDFCTAALSGGLMFVTALALQMTNLYAKQKTVTVERMQIQNTLTDEDEFEFSSCVGSETVKFIIPGKKYIINTVFHSLLAGVLCGLGTWYLLPNRITLLYSNIGGTVVIFVLGWVTICIGEYSLIVNTATETATFQALDTYEITALMRPFYIFVFIAVDLAHRLLVMFLISAGTAIASYFIPSPLGVILFMTGFGFILSLNLSEIGFAFKHTMISHLASNKSKNTHRGLRIQLGWREFIFYVTVLTFALTEVSLLHQFAGSSSLSQASPQAIASYILILLLAIMWILREIQRVYLFGVFRNPFYPKDVRTVAVFMEKQRRLMKVGVVRRILLTLVSPFAMIAFLSLDHSLQNLHSVSVSIGFTRIFRMVWQNTENALLDMVVVSAAQMLLFNPDLWWNRSLDTGIKLLLVGLLRDRLFQFLSKLHFAIAILLTSWTEKKQRRRSSAALIALNVAFFPVLLALVAVSALLSSPLLPLFTLPVFLVGFPRPLRSWPGPVGGSACVCSDTVYYRQLVPSLAAALQSALAAGGLGLSLPGSHYLCRFQDRLMWILVLEKGFTYCGVNIKGLELQETSCHAAEAHRVDEIFEMAFEHQEHTRILSPNPHFGHILTPCTVVPVRLYSDARNVLSGIIDSHENLKHLKDDFVKVLVWMLVQYCYKKSKTWESPGSASKNKQGSFPDNQHSSAVKGPRALREEDSFSVDTAEDWTDDSDIFDFEPSSRTRDRKDLGQLGLTPKVHLSIPGSVETQSQDFLQEMSPEDKLNRAVVFGLPAVDRGKQPEVLPRVEFSCSYSELLSIPEDWRTAPVPSSKVSEMRQRFPEEWYHFVLSQLDFFHLKEKPSSLLTDLMKDKALKDLYIHGVLSCCFGLFGLDNTVPAPRHVFRAYTGGIPWSAGLDWLTGKPELFQLALKAFRYTFKLMLDKASLGPVENFEELVSYLEEYESDWYIGLVSDLEWQQAVLQEKPYLFSLGHDPSMGIYTGRVLTLQELLVQVGKLNAEAVRGQWANLSWELLYATNDDEERYSIQAHPALLRNLTVQAADPPLGYPVYSSQLLQLPLF
- the PCNX4 gene encoding pecanex-like protein 4 isoform X1; this encodes MGPDVPLLNDYKQEFFLKRFPQTVLGGPRFKLGYCAPPYIYVNQIILFLTPWLWGGVGTLLYQLGVMKDFCTAALSGGLMFVTALALQMTNLYAKQKTVTVERMQIQNTLTDEDEFEFSSCVGSETVKFIIPGKKYIINTVFHSLLAGVLCGLGTWYLLPNRITLLYSNIGGTVVIFVLGWVTICIGEYSLIVNTATETATFQALDTYEITALMRPFYIFVFIAVDLAHRFAVNAPILEQTNQILHILFLFLPFLWAMGILPPLDALFLWGMEQLLEFGLGGSPMSSNTKLLVMFLISAGTAIASYFIPSPLGVILFMTGFGFILSLNLSEIGFAFKHTMISHLASNKSKNTHRGLRIQLGWREFIFYVTVLTFALTEVSLLHQFAGSSSLSQASPQAIASYILILLLAIMWILREIQRVYLFGVFRNPFYPKDVRTVAVFMEKQRRLMKVGVVRRILLTLVSPFAMIAFLSLDHSLQNLHSVSVSIGFTRIFRMVWQNTENALLDMVVVSAAQMLLFNPDLWWNRSLDTGIKLLLVGLLRDRLFQFLSKLHFAIAILLTSWTEKKQRRRSSAALIALNVAFFPVLLALVAVSALLSSPLLPLFTLPVFLVGFPRPLRSWPGPVGGSACVCSDTVYYRQLVPSLAAALQSALAAGGLGLSLPGSHYLCRFQDRLMWILVLEKGFTYCGVNIKGLELQETSCHAAEAHRVDEIFEMAFEHQEHTRILSPNPHFGHILTPCTVVPVRLYSDARNVLSGIIDSHENLKHLKDDFVKVLVWMLVQYCYKKSKTWESPGSASKNKQGSFPDNQHSSAVKGPRALREEDSFSVDTAEDWTDDSDIFDFEPSSRTRDRKDLGQLGLTPKVHLSIPGSVETQSQDFLQEMSPEDKLNRAVVFGLPAVDRGKQPEVLPRVEFSCSYSELLSIPEDWRTAPVPSSKVSEMRQRFPEEWYHFVLSQLDFFHLKEKPSSLLTDLMKDKALKDLYIHGVLSCCFGLFGLDNTVPAPRHVFRAYTGGIPWSAGLDWLTGKPELFQLALKAFRYTFKLMLDKASLGPVENFEELVSYLEEYESDWYIGLVSDLEWQQAVLQEKPYLFSLGHDPSMGIYTGRVLTLQELLVQVGKLNAEAVRGQWANLSWELLYATNDDEERYSIQAHPALLRNLTVQAADPPLGYPVYSSQLLQLPLF